The Bacillus zhangzhouensis region TAAGCAGAGTTTGCATCTGCCATTAATGGCAGCTCAGGAAAAGACGCTCTTATCTTTTGAAGAAGTCCAATATCTTGTCCCGGTTTAATTTTCACCTTCACCCGCTGATAGCCTTGTTCAACAAATTGCTGAATTTGTTCAAGCATATCGTCAACAGGGCCTAACCCCGCCACAACACCAGATGGTATTCTCTCTTTTGTACCGCCTAATACATCGCGTAAAGACTTATTCTCACGCTTCGCATAAATATCCCAAACAGCCGCTTCAATTCCTGCTTTCGCCATCCTATTGCCTTTAAAATGATACAGACTGTCAGGTATTTCTGAAGGATGTGTAAAGGTGCGCGCCAGCACGTTCGGTATAAAGAAAGCCCTCAGCATATGATAGCAAGTCTCAATGGTTTCTTCTGTATACCACGGAGAAGAAAAAGCAGATACCTCTCCCCATCCAGTCAATCCTGTTTGATCTTTTACTTCAACAATAATAAACTCACGCTCTGAAATGGTTCCAAGACTTGTTGTAAATGGCTGTTTAAGCTTCATCGTGACATGATATAAAATCACTCGTTCAATTTGAATCATTTGAAAACCCCTTTGATCCTGAGTCTGTGTCTTTGCAATTTATTCGACGCATTTCTTGGCAGCTCGTCCACAAAGTGAAAAGCGGCGGGCCATTTATATTTGGCTAAATGCGACTCACATAAAGCATAGAGCTCATTCTCTGGTATCTTTTCATCTGTTACTAGAAAAGCAGCAGGCACCTCTCCCCATCTATCATCATACATACCCGTTACTCCGGCTTCCTTTACATGCGGATGTGTTAGCAGAACCGCTTCAATTTCCGCAGGATAAATATTTTCTCCGCCAGAAATAATCAAATCTGAACGGCGGTCAAGCACAAATAAGAACCCTTCCTCATCCACATAGCCGATATCACCCGTTTTCAGCCAGCCATCATCAAAGGCAGCCGCGGTCGCTTCTTCACGGTAAAGGTATCCTTTCATCACATTTGCACCTTTCACCATAATTTCACCATGCTCAAAAGGACGGCAAATGCGATCACCATCTTGAATTTTTAACTCACATCCAAAAAGAGGTTTTCCCGCTGACCCAAGCTTCTCTACACTATATTCAGGCGCAAGGGTCACAATTTGTGAACAGGTTTCCGTCATACCGTACGATTGAAAGACAGGAAAGCCCTTCTCTTTGCTTTCTTGGAGCATCGCATAAGGCGCAGGTCCTCCGCCTAATAAAAGACAGCGCAAAGAAGACGGACATTCTTCCAGTCTGCTTAATAAACGAGATAACATCGTCTGCACAACAGAAATCATCGTCACACGATGCCGTTCCATAGAATCCTTTACTTCATCGACGTCAAATTTCTGATGAAGCACGACTGTCATTCCATATATCACAGATTTAAATAAAGCAGATAAGCCGCTGATATGAAAAAGAGGCAGGGCAATAAGCC contains the following coding sequences:
- the menC gene encoding o-succinylbenzoate synthase yields the protein MIQIERVILYHVTMKLKQPFTTSLGTISEREFIIVEVKDQTGLTGWGEVSAFSSPWYTEETIETCYHMLRAFFIPNVLARTFTHPSEIPDSLYHFKGNRMAKAGIEAAVWDIYAKRENKSLRDVLGGTKERIPSGVVAGLGPVDDMLEQIQQFVEQGYQRVKVKIKPGQDIGLLQKIRASFPELPLMADANSAYELKDISKLKQLDDIHLLMIEQPLAADDIVDHRHLQKHLKTPICLDESICSLDDARKAVELGSCQIINVKSSRVGGLTEALKIHAFSKEHQIPLWCGGMIETGISRAQNVALASLPQFTIPGDISASSKFWEQDIIFPEIKVENGFIEVPRSSGMGVEVDYQALRSFSDKIDVFTKHDFVR
- a CDS encoding o-succinylbenzoate--CoA ligase, whose translation is MMKQPNWLLHRAYLTPDRVALIYQEKEWTFHELAQEADELSNRLAQSSLKKGETVALLMNNHPHMVMLVHACFLLGLKIVLLNNKLTKAERRYQLEDAKAAALVTESNYASDHEGDLPVYTMETLPEPRKGHEKKVESEFDLNKTATIMYTSGTTGRPKGVEQTFGNHFHSAVSSALNVGLREDDRWLIALPLFHISGLSALFKSVIYGMTVVLHQKFDVDEVKDSMERHRVTMISVVQTMLSRLLSRLEECPSSLRCLLLGGGPAPYAMLQESKEKGFPVFQSYGMTETCSQIVTLAPEYSVEKLGSAGKPLFGCELKIQDGDRICRPFEHGEIMVKGANVMKGYLYREEATAAAFDDGWLKTGDIGYVDEEGFLFVLDRRSDLIISGGENIYPAEIEAVLLTHPHVKEAGVTGMYDDRWGEVPAAFLVTDEKIPENELYALCESHLAKYKWPAAFHFVDELPRNASNKLQRHRLRIKGVFK